Proteins co-encoded in one Leptospira levettii genomic window:
- a CDS encoding L-threonylcarbamoyladenylate synthase produces the protein MKTLISSDVRLLADLIRKGGVVVFPTETVFGIGASSFNEEACKRIYKIKGRPSDNPLIAHFSSIESIKFVCEVSEIAERLLLTFSPGPITLVLPKKNPIVFPKELPTLGVRIPKNPIIREWIEECGSPISAPSANLSGRPSLTRMSDALRYFDGVVDGILVAEEPNLGIESTVVGLYEDPPVLLRPGSIESNDLKRFLPNLVMPNSVTERGEFVPPSPGMKYKHYSPKANVKLLPSEKFLSEFRKCRNDSKTAWIGFSYVLNPSPGDETLAIDPTRMKFVSSNWEYSSALYAFFEFCDQIGIHTIYCEEPKEGEGKEGLLNRLQKASEDN, from the coding sequence ATGAAAACACTTATCTCTTCGGATGTTCGTTTGCTTGCGGACCTCATCCGAAAGGGAGGAGTGGTTGTGTTTCCCACCGAAACTGTTTTTGGAATTGGGGCCTCTAGTTTTAACGAAGAGGCTTGCAAACGAATCTACAAAATCAAAGGGAGACCAAGTGACAACCCACTCATAGCTCATTTTTCTTCCATTGAAAGCATTAAGTTCGTCTGCGAAGTGAGTGAAATCGCAGAACGTTTGTTACTTACATTTTCACCAGGACCTATCACACTTGTCCTACCTAAAAAAAATCCAATTGTGTTTCCAAAAGAGTTACCAACCCTTGGGGTCCGGATTCCAAAGAATCCAATCATCCGTGAGTGGATTGAGGAATGTGGTTCCCCTATCTCTGCACCGTCTGCTAATCTATCTGGTAGACCATCACTGACTCGTATGTCGGATGCTCTTCGGTATTTTGATGGGGTTGTGGATGGGATTTTAGTGGCTGAGGAACCAAATTTAGGAATCGAATCCACTGTGGTTGGGTTGTATGAAGACCCTCCAGTTCTCTTACGGCCTGGTTCCATCGAATCAAATGATCTGAAACGTTTTTTACCAAATTTGGTAATGCCAAATTCTGTGACGGAAAGGGGAGAGTTTGTTCCACCGAGTCCAGGGATGAAGTACAAACACTATTCTCCCAAAGCGAATGTGAAACTCCTCCCATCGGAAAAGTTCCTCTCCGAGTTTCGCAAGTGCAGGAATGATTCCAAAACTGCTTGGATTGGGTTCTCCTATGTGTTAAATCCAAGTCCCGGCGATGAGACTCTGGCAATTGATCCTACTCGAATGAAATTTGTTTCTTCCAACTGGGAATACAGTTCTGCACTCTATGCATTTTTTGAATTTTGTGACCAAATAGGCATCCATACCATCTATTGTGAAGAGCCAAAAGAAGGAGAAGGCAAAGAAGGCCTTCTCAATCGTTTGCAAAAAGCATCTGAAGATAACTAA
- a CDS encoding S49 family peptidase — MPPRFEDSFKSYFVKKLQGKEETITRLELLILLGTIKKNPKIKSLDINLPPLEWTLSEFYEIRNELLAIRESGKTIRMFAKEGGLGTLLLITVANETYLAPESEFTLMLPSAEPMFFGKFLKTWGIEVQAFASGPYKSFAESFTRSEFSKEAKKNLESLILNLRSVILDALTGGKKSLESLFYKPMLSADDLLSFGVIQGIKTETEFFSEDRKLFSPSFPLLYQTVKDFSILPKRKLEVVVLPIDGNITGGDYLHKNRENGKIEAFSLIPTLQALAEDKKIKAVILEISSPGGSAFYSEQIHQEILELKKSKLVTAYFKDTVASGGYYIATATDHITASPVCITGSIGAVSIRANLQKLYKKFQLNKEAVGFYPFRDIHSEFQPLSKQSIQYLEAQIKKIEALFYRRVSEGRNIPLETLPKIGMGRVYLPTTENNIVDSLGGLLDAIKLVKEKLGGKAIYVTEELPAYNLKNKIPLLGGLLAELNLLESLGEVSLLSHTKIHWKNRR; from the coding sequence ATGCCACCTAGGTTTGAGGATTCATTCAAATCCTATTTTGTCAAAAAACTGCAAGGGAAAGAAGAAACCATCACAAGATTAGAGCTGCTTATCTTACTCGGAACCATCAAAAAAAATCCAAAAATCAAATCACTTGATATCAATTTACCTCCACTGGAATGGACTCTTTCTGAATTTTATGAAATCAGAAATGAACTTTTGGCAATCCGAGAATCTGGAAAAACCATTCGGATGTTTGCAAAAGAAGGAGGACTTGGGACATTACTATTAATCACAGTCGCAAATGAGACATACCTTGCTCCCGAATCCGAATTCACTTTAATGTTACCGAGCGCCGAACCAATGTTTTTTGGTAAATTCCTAAAAACTTGGGGAATTGAAGTCCAAGCCTTTGCCTCAGGCCCATATAAATCTTTTGCCGAAAGTTTTACTCGCAGCGAATTTTCAAAAGAGGCAAAAAAGAATTTAGAATCCCTCATTCTAAACTTACGTTCCGTGATTTTAGATGCACTCACAGGGGGAAAAAAATCCCTAGAATCCCTTTTTTACAAACCAATGTTATCTGCGGATGATTTACTTTCTTTTGGTGTCATTCAAGGGATTAAAACTGAAACTGAATTTTTTAGTGAAGATCGAAAACTTTTTTCCCCTAGTTTTCCCCTTCTTTACCAAACCGTAAAAGATTTTTCAATTCTACCGAAACGGAAACTGGAAGTTGTGGTACTTCCAATCGATGGAAACATTACTGGCGGAGACTACTTACATAAAAATAGAGAAAATGGTAAAATTGAAGCTTTTTCTCTCATACCCACTTTACAGGCATTAGCGGAAGATAAAAAAATAAAAGCTGTCATATTAGAAATTTCCTCTCCAGGGGGTTCTGCTTTTTATTCCGAACAAATCCACCAAGAAATTTTGGAATTAAAAAAATCAAAATTAGTAACAGCTTACTTTAAAGATACAGTAGCGAGTGGAGGTTATTATATTGCCACTGCCACAGACCATATCACTGCATCCCCTGTATGTATCACAGGTTCCATCGGTGCTGTGAGCATCCGAGCCAATTTACAAAAATTATATAAGAAATTTCAATTGAATAAGGAAGCTGTCGGGTTTTATCCGTTCCGTGACATCCATTCCGAATTCCAACCACTTTCCAAACAAAGTATTCAGTACTTAGAAGCACAAATCAAAAAAATTGAGGCTTTGTTTTACCGCCGTGTTTCGGAAGGAAGAAATATCCCACTGGAAACCCTGCCTAAAATTGGAATGGGAAGGGTGTATCTACCAACAACAGAAAATAATATTGTCGATTCATTAGGTGGCCTGCTTGATGCAATCAAACTCGTGAAAGAAAAGTTAGGCGGAAAGGCAATTTATGTGACTGAAGAATTACCAGCATACAACCTGAAAAATAAAATCCCGTTACTCGGTGGACTACTTGCTGAGTTAAATCTTTTGGAATCTCTCGGTGAGGTCTCTCTCCTTTCTCATACCAAAATCCATTGGAAAAACAGAAGGTAA
- the uvrA gene encoding excinuclease ABC subunit UvrA → MKEENKLSDVDSFIRIRGAREHNLKNLNLDIPRDKLVVITGLSGSGKSSLAFDTIYAEGQRRYVESLSSYARQFLGQMEKPEVDQIEGLSPAISIEQKTTHRNPRSTVGTVTEIYDYLRLLYARVGKPHCPKCGTAISSLSVDQITDRINIFPEGTKLQILAPVIQGKKGEHKEVLERFKKEGFNRVRVNGEVYSLEDEIPLKKNFKADIDIVVDRIVMKPGIQSRLSDSVETALKTADGIVVVEDGEKDHLFSQKLSCPKCDDVSIPELTPRLFSFNSPFGACSNCDGLGALLEFDEALLVTDREASLAEGCIEAWGGSKSNSYWYMATIQALSKKLKFNLNTPWKDLSEKVKNTILHGDTSIHIDYDFRGANSHYEFSRNYEGVIPNLKRRYKETKSDSMRQWFESFMTNHDCEECHGKRLRKEALAVKVQGIGIDAYTGFSIEKALEFTKQSEYKGAEDTISKPILKEILQRLHFLNDVGVGYLNLSRSAGTLSGGEMQRIRLATQIGSRLMGVLYILDEPSIGLHQRDNTKLVQTLKGLRNLGNTVLVVEHDKETMEEADFIVDMGPGAGVHGGEIVAFGTPEQIKKDKHSVTGKFLSGEKRISMPDTRRSGNGKFLKITGASHNNLKNIDVSIPLGTLTVVTGVSGSGKSTLINEILYKELASSVMGMKLVPGKHKKIQGKEQIDKVINIDQSAIGRTPRSNPATYTGLFTFVRELYSGLEEAKVRGYGPGRFSFNVAGGRCEKCEGDGILKIEMHFLPDIYVECEVCKGKRYNRETLEVKYKGKNISDVLDMTVEEAVVFFENIPNLKRKLDTLMDVGLGYIKLGQAATTFSGGEAQRIKLSTELSKRPTGKTLYILDEPTTGLHFEDIERLLSVLQVLVDKGNSMVIIEHNLDVIKAADYIIDIGPEGGDGGGEVIATGTPEEVVTVKRSFTGQYLKKVLEEEKLLDAKQSKKKGKSTS, encoded by the coding sequence ATGAAAGAGGAAAACAAGCTATCCGATGTGGATTCCTTTATTCGTATTCGTGGCGCTCGTGAACATAACCTAAAAAACCTAAACCTCGATATTCCGAGAGACAAACTTGTGGTCATCACTGGTCTTTCGGGTTCTGGGAAGTCGTCCCTTGCCTTTGATACCATTTATGCAGAAGGGCAACGGAGGTATGTAGAATCCTTATCCAGTTATGCCAGACAATTTCTCGGTCAAATGGAAAAACCAGAGGTAGACCAAATTGAGGGTTTAAGTCCAGCCATCTCCATCGAACAAAAAACAACCCATCGTAACCCTCGTTCTACGGTGGGAACTGTCACTGAAATTTATGATTACTTGCGTTTGTTATACGCTCGTGTTGGAAAACCTCACTGCCCAAAATGTGGGACGGCGATCTCCAGTTTGTCAGTCGACCAGATTACAGACAGGATCAATATTTTCCCAGAAGGAACGAAACTTCAGATCCTTGCTCCCGTCATCCAAGGGAAAAAAGGAGAACACAAAGAAGTCCTGGAACGTTTCAAAAAGGAAGGGTTCAACAGGGTTCGTGTGAATGGAGAAGTGTATTCCCTAGAAGATGAGATTCCTTTAAAGAAAAACTTTAAAGCCGACATCGATATTGTTGTGGATAGGATTGTGATGAAACCAGGAATCCAATCTCGGTTGTCGGACTCAGTCGAAACGGCACTCAAAACTGCCGATGGAATAGTCGTTGTGGAAGACGGCGAAAAAGACCACTTGTTTTCTCAAAAACTTTCTTGTCCCAAATGTGATGATGTCAGTATTCCAGAACTCACTCCAAGGCTTTTTTCTTTTAACTCTCCTTTTGGTGCTTGTTCCAATTGTGATGGACTCGGCGCCTTACTCGAGTTCGATGAAGCACTCCTTGTGACGGATAGAGAAGCATCCCTTGCGGAAGGATGTATCGAAGCTTGGGGTGGTTCAAAATCCAATTCTTACTGGTACATGGCCACCATACAGGCGTTATCAAAAAAACTAAAATTTAATTTAAATACACCATGGAAAGATTTATCGGAAAAGGTAAAAAATACAATCCTTCATGGAGATACATCCATCCATATTGATTATGATTTTCGTGGTGCCAACTCACATTATGAATTTTCTCGGAATTACGAAGGTGTGATACCCAATCTAAAAAGACGGTATAAAGAAACCAAATCAGATTCCATGCGCCAATGGTTTGAATCCTTTATGACAAACCATGATTGTGAAGAGTGCCATGGAAAACGACTTCGGAAAGAAGCACTTGCTGTGAAGGTTCAAGGGATTGGGATCGATGCCTATACTGGTTTTTCAATTGAAAAGGCTCTCGAATTCACTAAACAATCGGAATACAAGGGTGCAGAAGACACCATCTCCAAACCCATTCTAAAAGAGATCTTACAAAGGTTACATTTTTTAAATGATGTAGGAGTTGGTTACTTGAATCTCAGTCGTTCTGCAGGAACTTTGTCGGGGGGAGAGATGCAAAGGATCCGCCTTGCAACTCAAATTGGATCAAGGCTTATGGGTGTCCTCTATATCTTAGATGAACCTTCCATTGGCCTCCACCAAAGGGACAATACTAAACTTGTACAAACCTTAAAAGGTTTACGAAACTTAGGAAATACCGTCCTCGTCGTGGAACATGATAAAGAAACCATGGAAGAGGCTGATTTTATCGTGGATATGGGGCCTGGTGCCGGTGTACACGGGGGAGAGATTGTTGCTTTTGGAACTCCCGAACAAATCAAAAAAGACAAACATTCGGTCACAGGAAAGTTTTTATCAGGTGAAAAACGAATTTCGATGCCGGACACAAGAAGGTCTGGAAATGGTAAGTTTTTAAAAATCACAGGTGCTTCGCATAACAATCTAAAGAATATTGATGTATCCATTCCTCTCGGCACTTTAACTGTTGTTACAGGGGTTTCTGGTTCAGGAAAATCCACTTTGATCAATGAAATTCTCTACAAGGAACTCGCAAGTTCTGTAATGGGGATGAAACTTGTTCCAGGAAAACATAAAAAAATCCAAGGGAAAGAACAAATTGATAAAGTGATTAACATTGACCAGTCGGCCATCGGTAGAACCCCACGTTCAAATCCCGCAACCTATACTGGCTTATTCACTTTTGTGCGTGAACTTTATAGTGGTTTAGAAGAAGCAAAAGTAAGGGGTTATGGTCCTGGTCGGTTTAGTTTCAATGTCGCCGGCGGAAGGTGTGAAAAATGTGAAGGAGATGGTATCTTAAAAATTGAAATGCATTTCCTTCCTGATATTTATGTGGAATGTGAAGTTTGTAAAGGCAAACGATACAATAGAGAAACTCTGGAAGTAAAATACAAAGGAAAAAATATTTCGGATGTTTTGGATATGACTGTCGAAGAAGCAGTTGTCTTTTTTGAAAATATTCCCAATCTCAAACGAAAGTTAGATACCCTTATGGATGTTGGTCTTGGTTACATCAAACTTGGACAAGCAGCTACAACCTTTTCTGGTGGGGAAGCACAAAGGATCAAACTTTCCACAGAACTTTCCAAACGCCCGACAGGTAAAACACTCTATATCTTGGATGAACCAACGACGGGTCTCCATTTTGAAGACATAGAAAGGTTATTGTCCGTTTTACAGGTATTAGTGGACAAAGGGAATTCGATGGTTATCATCGAACACAATTTGGATGTGATCAAAGCTGCTGACTACATCATCGACATTGGTCCGGAAGGGGGAGATGGGGGTGGTGAGGTCATTGCCACAGGTACTCCGGAAGAGGTTGTTACTGTCAAACGATCCTTTACTGGTCAATATCTCAAAAAAGTATTGGAAGAAGAAAAGTTACTCGATGCCAAACAATCAAAGAAAAAAGGAAAATCAACTTCGTGA
- a CDS encoding acyl-CoA dehydrogenase, which produces MNESPYHLFSKYGEKDSIYPKSVLEKNDFYCSWKPYLFASGFYDFILGKESYFEFQNKISTLAEEPNGVSLALSCMVEVNVAGGILLHSKYPNPGSHFVWDAFLGVTPPIILSVGVSEPGFEGKIKKLQSSVVSGKLTGIKSFVTNGGEANFVFWVTKSENENPVYIVPIPKESNFPYVILKESFHTDFTPHVSHLKIQVKDLPLEAEGLLIEDYGELGMELRLKELCSLVSLLIGKTKVLSTIDSDLNRERNKLIQWRESYLQGFEGNPTKEMLLEGFPYPILPLLLSVTKYYQLEKPEDLKTIDPDWQLFVWEDSLTKYLTQLKKRSQSP; this is translated from the coding sequence GTGAATGAATCTCCTTACCATCTATTTTCCAAATATGGTGAAAAAGATTCAATTTATCCAAAATCAGTGTTAGAAAAAAATGATTTTTACTGCAGTTGGAAACCTTATCTTTTTGCTTCCGGTTTTTATGACTTTATCTTAGGAAAAGAATCATATTTCGAATTCCAAAATAAAATCTCAACACTTGCAGAGGAACCAAATGGAGTATCTCTTGCTCTCTCTTGTATGGTTGAGGTGAATGTAGCAGGGGGGATCCTCCTTCATTCCAAGTACCCAAATCCTGGTTCCCATTTTGTATGGGATGCATTTCTCGGGGTAACACCACCAATCATTCTATCAGTGGGGGTGAGTGAACCTGGGTTTGAGGGTAAGATTAAGAAATTACAATCCTCCGTTGTATCTGGGAAACTAACAGGGATTAAGTCATTTGTGACAAATGGTGGTGAGGCAAATTTTGTATTTTGGGTTACAAAATCAGAAAATGAAAATCCTGTTTACATTGTTCCCATTCCCAAAGAATCAAATTTTCCTTATGTAATCTTAAAAGAAAGTTTCCATACAGATTTTACCCCGCATGTTAGCCATTTAAAAATCCAAGTCAAAGACCTACCGTTAGAAGCTGAGGGTTTACTCATCGAAGATTATGGTGAGTTAGGGATGGAGTTACGACTTAAGGAATTGTGTTCGCTTGTATCTCTCCTCATCGGAAAAACCAAGGTATTATCGACAATAGATTCCGATCTAAATCGGGAACGTAACAAACTCATCCAGTGGAGAGAATCCTATCTCCAAGGTTTCGAAGGAAATCCCACAAAAGAAATGTTACTAGAAGGGTTTCCGTATCCAATATTGCCTCTTTTACTCTCTGTGACAAAGTATTACCAATTGGAGAAACCAGAAGACTTAAAAACCATTGATCCTGATTGGCAATTATTCGTTTGGGAAGATTCCTTAACCAAGTATCTCACCCAATTGAAAAAACGGTCACAATCTCCTTAA
- a CDS encoding cation diffusion facilitator family transporter, whose amino-acid sequence MTNQRPRRRKLIFFLSLSGILSVMIFFIEWIGSKESGSLALFADAGHIFTDVFAHIISLFALIIAAKKPNKKYPFGFHRFEVIAAFLNGLLLIAIALFILYESYLRYYGNAEVEADTMLMYSLIGFGINMISAGLLVGVSKTSLNLKSAYLHVLSDLLGTLAVIFGALLIHFTGVKQIDSILSILLGLFILKTSYGIVKESIQILIEADTSDFDKEHLLEHIHVLQGIESVPKTTIRKLTSGVFSIEIQVAVKDTANRDKITFEIHKVLKEEFGVPFVSVEIVSASVLSKLETLTVRESQREFGHHGHEHGHSHEHTENKPKGHTHKH is encoded by the coding sequence ATGACTAACCAAAGGCCAAGAAGGCGTAAGCTCATCTTCTTTTTGAGTCTCTCCGGCATTTTGTCGGTGATGATTTTTTTTATTGAATGGATTGGTTCTAAAGAAAGTGGGAGTTTAGCCTTATTTGCAGATGCAGGTCATATTTTCACCGATGTATTTGCTCATATCATCTCCCTTTTTGCCCTAATCATCGCTGCTAAAAAACCTAACAAAAAATACCCTTTTGGCTTCCATCGATTTGAAGTCATCGCTGCCTTTTTAAACGGACTCCTTTTGATTGCCATCGCATTATTTATCTTATATGAAAGTTACCTACGGTACTACGGGAATGCTGAAGTGGAAGCGGATACCATGCTTATGTATTCTCTCATCGGATTTGGAATTAATATGATTTCAGCTGGATTACTTGTGGGAGTGAGTAAAACAAGCCTCAACTTAAAGTCGGCTTACTTACACGTGTTAAGTGATTTGCTAGGTACATTAGCTGTGATCTTTGGAGCCCTTCTCATTCATTTTACTGGTGTAAAACAAATCGATAGTATCCTCAGTATTTTACTTGGACTTTTTATTTTAAAAACTTCATACGGTATCGTCAAAGAATCGATCCAAATTTTAATTGAAGCAGACACAAGTGATTTTGACAAAGAACATCTATTAGAACATATCCACGTTTTACAAGGAATTGAATCCGTTCCTAAAACTACGATTCGGAAACTCACTTCTGGTGTGTTTTCAATCGAAATCCAAGTTGCCGTAAAAGATACTGCAAATCGTGACAAAATCACTTTCGAAATTCACAAAGTATTAAAAGAAGAATTTGGAGTTCCCTTTGTATCCGTAGAAATTGTATCCGCAAGTGTGCTTTCAAAACTGGAAACTCTTACTGTACGAGAATCACAAAGAGAATTTGGTCACCATGGGCATGAACATGGTCATTCTCATGAACATACAGAAAATAAACCAAAAGGTCACACCCACAAACACTGA
- a CDS encoding OmpA/MotB family protein: MILNKQNLFSSFTVLFFTLFFVTPGSVYADWVYFPYEYNQIYKEKYALELELADIRKQHQNELNRLEEEKKDLQSQIRNLTEDLELEKRNRAKEQDEYSDKLRDYDMRLRSIEKKGTDKERTLAEENRKREEKDRAEIDALKRKLEEKERECLQKEQKLRETYESKMDELKERIRNLEEELANLRKLTKEQKRELERLSEQTKEFEEKLAKEITSGQIRLKRFHNKLIINIDDKISFDSGSSELKPAILPAIEKIREILAAYPENYIVVEGHTDNVPIKTKFRNNWHLSSERALSVLEFILQNKNLNPKNFSSAGYGEYQPIVPNSTKENKALNRRVDIVVIPRATSSLGGNND; the protein is encoded by the coding sequence ATGATTCTAAATAAACAGAACCTCTTTTCATCCTTCACAGTTCTCTTTTTTACCCTTTTCTTTGTTACACCAGGGAGTGTGTATGCCGATTGGGTGTACTTTCCTTATGAATACAACCAAATTTACAAAGAAAAATATGCGCTGGAATTGGAACTTGCAGACATTCGCAAACAACACCAAAACGAACTGAATCGATTAGAAGAAGAAAAAAAAGATCTCCAATCCCAAATTCGAAACCTCACAGAAGATTTAGAACTGGAAAAACGCAATCGTGCCAAAGAACAAGATGAGTATTCCGATAAACTCCGCGATTACGATATGCGCCTTCGTAGTATTGAAAAAAAAGGAACCGACAAAGAACGAACGCTCGCAGAAGAGAATCGAAAACGAGAAGAAAAAGATAGGGCTGAAATAGACGCACTCAAACGTAAGTTAGAAGAAAAAGAAAGAGAGTGCCTACAAAAGGAACAAAAACTCCGCGAAACTTACGAATCCAAAATGGATGAACTCAAAGAAAGGATTCGCAATTTAGAAGAAGAACTTGCCAATTTGCGTAAACTTACCAAAGAACAGAAACGAGAACTAGAAAGATTATCCGAACAAACCAAGGAATTTGAAGAAAAACTCGCAAAAGAAATCACCTCTGGACAAATTCGACTCAAACGATTTCATAACAAACTCATCATCAACATCGATGACAAAATCTCTTTTGATAGTGGATCCTCTGAACTAAAACCTGCAATTCTCCCTGCCATTGAAAAAATTAGAGAAATTTTAGCAGCGTATCCAGAAAACTACATTGTTGTGGAAGGCCATACAGACAATGTTCCTATCAAAACCAAATTCAGAAATAACTGGCACTTATCGAGCGAACGAGCATTATCTGTTTTAGAATTTATTTTACAGAATAAAAACCTTAACCCTAAAAACTTTTCCAGTGCAGGGTATGGAGAATACCAACCCATTGTTCCCAATAGCACAAAAGAAAACAAAGCACTCAATCGTCGGGTAGATATTGTTGTGATACCAAGAGCAACAAGCTCTTTGGGTGGAAATAATGACTAA
- the mgtE gene encoding magnesium transporter has product MEEERKKESEFRIKIDRESDSYEEFVEQIKSSIEAKDQSHLKSLLDGAHPADVVTLFKDLEREEELYLFRLLSIEDQAYSLIKMEEETLESFLEELSVDEISKTLSHIETDETTYLLSYLPSAKRELVLANLSKTDSFEIRSQLGFREYSAGRLMSKDFATVSITDNVRKGIINVRKKAKEIEDIYQIYVTNEDGVLEGFIPLKDLFLTPINTKIAKITNFSVFAFHYDVDQEEVANTFKKYDLVSAAVTDDLGRIIGRITVDDVLEIVEEEASEDILLMAGVSEDERLSTPILQSVKRRIIWLNVNLLTAFVSSSVVAFFEDTISKIVVLATLMPIVAGLGGNAGTQSVTVVIRNIATGDLSFSNWWDAVRKEFTIGVLNGLALGTVTFSMIYLVKGNLTLGLVVGTAMLVNMMVASLVGSLVPILLKGMKIDPAIASSIFVTATTDVCGFFFFLGLATVFAKYLV; this is encoded by the coding sequence ATGGAAGAAGAAAGAAAGAAAGAATCCGAATTCCGAATCAAAATCGACAGAGAAAGTGATTCCTATGAAGAGTTTGTCGAACAAATCAAATCTTCCATTGAAGCAAAGGACCAATCCCATCTTAAGTCACTGCTCGATGGAGCTCACCCAGCAGACGTTGTCACCTTATTCAAAGATTTAGAACGAGAAGAAGAGTTATACCTTTTCCGGTTATTGTCGATTGAGGACCAAGCATATTCCCTCATCAAAATGGAAGAGGAGACACTGGAGTCCTTTTTAGAAGAACTCTCAGTGGATGAAATCTCAAAAACTCTAAGCCATATTGAAACAGATGAAACTACGTATTTATTATCCTACCTTCCGAGTGCCAAACGAGAACTAGTCTTAGCCAATTTGAGTAAAACCGATAGTTTCGAAATCAGGTCCCAACTTGGATTTCGGGAATACTCTGCAGGTCGACTCATGTCAAAAGACTTTGCGACTGTTTCCATTACAGACAATGTCCGCAAAGGGATCATCAATGTCCGAAAAAAAGCAAAGGAAATCGAAGACATTTACCAAATTTATGTAACCAATGAAGATGGTGTTTTGGAAGGATTTATCCCTTTAAAAGATTTATTCCTCACACCCATCAATACAAAAATAGCAAAGATCACTAACTTCTCCGTCTTTGCCTTCCATTATGATGTGGACCAAGAGGAAGTTGCCAATACATTCAAAAAATATGACTTAGTGAGTGCTGCAGTAACTGATGATTTAGGAAGGATCATCGGTCGCATCACTGTGGACGATGTGTTAGAAATTGTGGAAGAAGAAGCATCGGAAGATATCCTCCTCATGGCAGGGGTTTCGGAAGATGAAAGGTTGTCTACTCCCATCTTACAATCTGTCAAACGAAGGATCATTTGGCTCAATGTGAATTTACTAACTGCTTTTGTGAGCTCGAGTGTGGTTGCTTTTTTTGAAGATACCATTTCCAAAATTGTTGTACTCGCGACACTCATGCCGATTGTTGCGGGTCTCGGTGGAAATGCAGGAACACAATCTGTAACAGTTGTGATTCGCAATATTGCAACAGGTGATTTGTCATTTTCCAATTGGTGGGATGCTGTGCGGAAAGAATTCACGATTGGTGTATTGAATGGATTGGCTTTGGGTACAGTTACATTTAGTATGATTTACCTAGTGAAAGGCAACTTAACCTTGGGCCTTGTTGTGGGTACTGCGATGCTCGTGAATATGATGGTTGCTTCACTTGTTGGTTCCCTCGTTCCCATTTTACTAAAAGGAATGAAAATTGATCCTGCCATTGCTTCTTCCATTTTTGTAACAGCAACAACCGATGTTTGTGGGTTTTTCTTTTTCCTAGGACTTGCCACGGTGTTTGCAAAATATTTGGTTTAG
- a CDS encoding LA_2219 family laminin/E-cadherin/plasminogen-binding protein — translation MKFSFHSALFFLLFYLVSCQSTKDSTQSKQDEPKTEPSITKEILPPPGGEGEVILNERGEEVQNHTGEIPFFQKKSELPLEVFRVYIASDSYMVRQIRYTDKIRRKADLGGDELSKEEMKKYDLLSFVDDGIISIGLNTVTGKLESIAFDRRVPRINDIAKIIQNDASRFNYEHASKDGTPLITRFLITYQIRLHPGKTRDEIKQMLQKKK, via the coding sequence ATGAAATTTTCGTTTCACTCCGCACTTTTTTTCCTTCTTTTTTACCTTGTTTCTTGCCAATCCACAAAAGACTCGACGCAGTCAAAACAGGACGAACCAAAAACGGAACCATCCATCACCAAAGAAATCCTCCCACCTCCAGGTGGCGAAGGGGAAGTGATCCTGAATGAAAGAGGAGAAGAAGTACAAAACCATACAGGAGAAATTCCCTTTTTCCAGAAAAAAAGTGAACTACCCTTAGAAGTGTTCCGTGTTTATATTGCCTCCGATTCTTATATGGTGAGACAGATCCGTTATACGGACAAAATCCGCAGAAAAGCAGATTTAGGAGGGGACGAACTTTCAAAAGAAGAAATGAAAAAATACGATCTTTTGAGTTTTGTCGATGATGGTATCATCTCCATTGGACTCAATACCGTTACAGGCAAACTCGAATCAATTGCCTTTGATAGAAGGGTGCCACGTATCAATGACATTGCAAAAATCATTCAAAATGACGCCTCTCGGTTTAATTATGAACATGCATCAAAAGATGGGACACCACTCATCACACGTTTTTTAATCACCTATCAAATCCGTTTGCACCCTGGTAAAACCAGGGATGAAATCAAACAGATGTTACAGAAGAAAAAATAG